The Lacipirellula parvula genome window below encodes:
- a CDS encoding alpha/beta hydrolase, translated as MTGRRILGLALAAASLLAAGQQAFSGEFKAKYGEIYAERESGPLKADLYIPEGEGPFPGVLVVHGGAWRMGARGDISGAAQMLAQHGFTAIAISYRLAPAHKFPAQILDCKEAIRWMRTNAKQLKIDPDHIGGFGYSAGAHLVSLLGTTDDKDGLEGVTDPKSVPSTRIQCVACGGAPCDLRPLPADVEGLAFFLGGSRAQCPEQYRLASPAAFVTPDDPPMFFYHGEDDQLVPIASPENMQVALKAAGIASDLYVVPYLGHTAAAVDRKAIERSIAFLEEHLKPKTK; from the coding sequence GTGACGGGACGACGAATACTGGGCCTCGCACTCGCGGCCGCCAGCCTGCTGGCCGCTGGACAGCAGGCGTTTTCCGGCGAATTCAAAGCGAAGTACGGCGAAATCTACGCCGAGCGCGAATCGGGCCCGTTGAAGGCCGACCTGTACATTCCCGAAGGCGAAGGGCCATTCCCGGGCGTGCTGGTGGTCCACGGCGGGGCGTGGCGGATGGGCGCCCGCGGCGATATTTCTGGCGCCGCCCAAATGCTCGCTCAGCATGGCTTCACCGCGATCGCGATCAGCTACCGCCTGGCGCCCGCTCACAAATTCCCCGCGCAGATTCTCGATTGCAAAGAAGCGATCCGTTGGATGCGTACCAACGCCAAGCAACTGAAAATTGATCCCGACCACATCGGCGGCTTCGGCTACTCGGCCGGTGCCCACCTCGTGTCGCTCCTCGGGACGACCGACGACAAAGACGGCCTTGAAGGGGTCACCGATCCCAAGAGCGTTCCCAGCACGCGCATCCAATGCGTCGCCTGCGGCGGAGCACCTTGCGACTTGCGTCCGCTGCCGGCCGACGTCGAAGGCCTCGCGTTTTTCCTCGGCGGCTCGCGGGCCCAGTGCCCCGAGCAGTACCGCCTCGCCTCGCCCGCGGCGTTCGTCACCCCCGACGACCCGCCAATGTTTTTCTATCACGGCGAGGATGACCAGCTCGTGCCGATCGCCAGCCCCGAGAATATGCAAGTCGCGCTGAAGGCCGCCGGCATCGCGAGCGATCTCTACGTCGTTCCCTACCTCGGCCACACCGCCGCCGCCGTCGACCGCAAAGCGATCGAACGCTCGATCGCGTTCCTAGAAGAACACCTCAAACCCAAAACAAAGTAA
- the ribB gene encoding 3,4-dihydroxy-2-butanone-4-phosphate synthase, with the protein MSHQFSSIESAVEAIRQGRVIIVADDEDRENEGDFVCAAEKVTPEIVNFMITYGRGQLCMPILPDVSERLELGAMVESNNSPLGTNYTVPVDHRTSKTGITAGERSTTIRALCDPTSVPADFIRPGHLFPLVAKEGGVLRRAGHTEAAVDLTRMAGLTPAGVLCEILDDDGDRATRPKLQELAKKFDLPVISIEQLIAHRRLSEKLVYRTAEAKLPTKYGNGKIISYGVKYESQEPVVYVIGDPSSVAAPLVRLHSSCFTGDLLESLRCDCGDQLHMALDMIGREGAGVLVYLPQEGRGIGLVEKIKAYALQDQGMDTVEANIALGYMADPRDYGVGIQLLKDLGLRKVRLLTNNPKKTDAFIYGGFDLEVIDQVPIVGPIHEHNAAYMATKREKMGHKLP; encoded by the coding sequence TTGAGTCATCAATTTTCCAGCATTGAGTCCGCCGTCGAAGCGATCCGCCAGGGACGCGTCATTATCGTTGCCGACGATGAAGACCGCGAAAACGAGGGCGACTTCGTTTGCGCCGCCGAGAAGGTGACGCCCGAAATCGTCAACTTCATGATTACCTACGGCCGCGGGCAGCTCTGCATGCCGATTTTGCCCGACGTAAGCGAGCGGCTGGAACTTGGCGCCATGGTCGAGTCGAACAACAGCCCCCTCGGGACGAACTACACGGTGCCGGTGGATCACCGCACGAGCAAGACGGGGATTACCGCCGGCGAGCGGTCGACGACAATTCGTGCGTTGTGCGATCCGACGAGCGTGCCGGCCGACTTCATTCGGCCAGGACACTTGTTTCCGCTCGTCGCGAAAGAGGGGGGCGTGCTACGTCGCGCGGGGCACACTGAAGCGGCCGTCGACCTGACCCGCATGGCGGGCCTTACCCCCGCGGGCGTGCTGTGCGAGATTCTCGACGACGACGGCGACCGGGCCACGCGGCCGAAGTTGCAAGAGCTGGCGAAGAAGTTCGACCTGCCGGTGATTTCAATCGAGCAGTTGATCGCCCACCGCCGACTGAGCGAGAAGCTGGTCTACCGCACGGCCGAGGCGAAGCTGCCGACGAAGTACGGCAACGGCAAGATTATCTCCTACGGCGTGAAGTATGAGTCACAGGAACCGGTGGTCTACGTGATCGGCGACCCGTCGTCGGTCGCGGCGCCGCTCGTGCGGCTGCATTCGTCATGCTTCACGGGCGACTTGCTGGAGTCGCTCCGCTGCGACTGCGGCGATCAACTCCACATGGCGCTCGACATGATCGGACGCGAAGGCGCCGGCGTGCTCGTCTACCTGCCGCAAGAAGGCCGCGGCATCGGGCTGGTGGAAAAGATCAAAGCCTACGCGCTGCAAGACCAAGGAATGGACACGGTCGAGGCGAACATCGCCCTCGGCTACATGGCCGACCCGCGCGATTACGGTGTGGGGATTCAGCTGCTGAAGGACCTCGGGCTGCGGAAGGTGCGGCTGCTGACGAACAACCCGAAGAAGACCGACGCGTTTATTTACGGTGGGTTCGATTTGGAGGTGATCGATCAGGTGCCGATCGTGGGGCCGATTCACGAACACAACGCGGCGTACATGGCGACGAAGCGGGAGAAGATGGGGCACAAGTTGCCATAG
- a CDS encoding transposase, giving the protein MSLPRQALDPSRTPWHITWGTYGTRLHGSVRPTVEREHNKRGEAFVPANAQREQAIRKILNFPPVVFTGVQREFIEAALPAVCERGGWTYRIAAAAGDHVHILCDIVPAIHGEKVRRLLKRWLGEALSTEWPLPAKATWWAEEGSNLAVKDEAYLNNVYRYIAKQRATVVK; this is encoded by the coding sequence ATGTCACTCCCTCGACAGGCCCTCGATCCTTCGCGTACGCCGTGGCACATCACTTGGGGCACCTACGGAACTCGCCTCCACGGCAGCGTACGGCCAACAGTCGAACGCGAGCACAACAAACGGGGGGAAGCGTTTGTTCCCGCCAATGCTCAGCGCGAACAAGCGATTCGCAAGATTCTCAACTTTCCGCCGGTCGTTTTTACTGGTGTGCAGCGAGAGTTTATCGAGGCTGCTTTACCGGCCGTTTGTGAACGCGGCGGTTGGACCTATCGCATCGCGGCTGCGGCGGGTGACCATGTTCACATCTTGTGCGATATAGTTCCCGCGATTCACGGCGAGAAGGTGCGACGGTTATTGAAGCGGTGGCTAGGCGAGGCGCTTTCAACGGAGTGGCCGTTGCCCGCAAAGGCGACTTGGTGGGCGGAGGAGGGATCGAATCTTGCGGTGAAGGATGAGGCGTATTTGAATAATGTTTATCGTTACATTGCTAAGCAGCGGGCGACGGTTGTGAAGTAA
- the glf gene encoding UDP-galactopyranose mutase, whose product MKAGFDYLIVGAGMYGSVFARTVAEAGRRALVVDRRPHIAGNCFSEPVDGVEVHRYGPHIFHTRDAQVWDFVNRFAEFNRYRHRGVVRQGNQLYSFPINLATLQQVWGVTTPLEARRRLETVQQSGSHDSFETWIVGEVGRELYERFFQGYTTKLWGRDPSELPASAIKRPLVRLTWDDSFFEDEYQGIPVDGYARLFENMLDHPNIKVQTNVDFFGNRQELEAAATSVVFTGKIDEFFDYRFGELEYRSLRFQTTRATGDFQGAAVVNYADVNIPYTRVIEHKHFAMRESERTVVTYEYPQAYQQGREASYPVRDWRSVQIYQRYRRLADETSTIIGGRLGSYRYFDMDQTIIQALAAAERELGRSLPIAKAA is encoded by the coding sequence ATGAAGGCTGGTTTTGATTACTTAATCGTCGGCGCCGGCATGTACGGCAGCGTCTTTGCCCGCACCGTCGCCGAAGCGGGTCGCCGCGCCTTGGTCGTCGACCGCCGCCCCCACATCGCCGGCAACTGCTTCAGCGAACCGGTCGACGGCGTCGAAGTCCACCGCTACGGCCCCCACATTTTCCACACCCGCGACGCGCAGGTTTGGGACTTCGTCAATCGCTTCGCCGAGTTCAACCGCTACCGCCATCGCGGCGTCGTTCGGCAAGGGAACCAGCTCTACTCGTTCCCCATCAATCTCGCGACGCTGCAGCAAGTCTGGGGCGTCACCACTCCGCTTGAAGCCCGCCGCCGGCTCGAAACCGTCCAACAATCTGGCTCGCACGACAGTTTTGAAACCTGGATCGTCGGCGAAGTCGGCCGCGAACTGTACGAGCGCTTCTTCCAAGGTTACACGACCAAGCTATGGGGCCGCGATCCGAGCGAACTTCCCGCCTCGGCAATCAAACGGCCGCTCGTCCGCCTCACTTGGGACGACAGCTTCTTCGAAGACGAGTACCAAGGCATCCCCGTCGACGGTTACGCCCGGCTGTTCGAGAACATGCTCGACCACCCGAATATCAAGGTCCAAACGAACGTCGACTTCTTCGGCAATCGTCAAGAACTCGAAGCTGCCGCAACGTCCGTCGTCTTCACCGGCAAGATCGACGAGTTTTTCGACTATCGCTTCGGCGAACTCGAATACCGCTCGCTGCGTTTCCAAACGACCCGCGCGACCGGGGACTTCCAAGGCGCCGCGGTCGTCAACTACGCCGACGTCAACATCCCCTATACTCGCGTCATCGAGCACAAGCATTTCGCGATGCGCGAGAGCGAGCGGACCGTCGTCACCTACGAGTATCCGCAGGCCTACCAGCAGGGGCGCGAGGCGTCGTACCCCGTCCGCGATTGGCGGAGCGTGCAAATCTACCAGCGCTATCGTCGCTTGGCAGACGAAACCTCGACCATCATCGGCGGTCGGCTCGGCTCTTATCGATACTTCGATATGGATCAAACGATCATCCAGGCCCTCGCCGCCGCTGAGCGGGAATTGGGGCGATCGCTGCCGATCGCTAAGGCAGCGTAG
- a CDS encoding glycosyltransferase family 4 protein — protein MRADDNVCALASNHSGDPFVVLAFRLRKATMRIGFYSTMSGMPWGGSEELWSRAAHHLLRQGHDVCVNYKRRRKQVVKQLTALEEAGAAVHLRSSVRVGRAVRKVMKALHLGQSPGKDWLKQSRPDFVLISVGFHTDETAITPTLRELGIPYGILVQSASPYHWIEGQRVTVEREAYAGADRCYFVSQQNQAIVETNLAVDLPESEIVDNPFQVSLDAAPAWPSCDKSWKLACVARVHFQSKAQDLLLRVMRQPKWRSRPVEVHLWGSDGGSAQQAKELISLHGQQKQFFVHGFTEGIEKIWRDHHALVLPSRFEGNALAMIEAMLCGRMPIVTDVGRVSQLVDDGECGFVAPAATFELIDDALERAWQRRHEWQSLGARAATTIRQRHSLQPSEDFAELLLSACSGQRNAKRRVAAA, from the coding sequence ATGCGTGCCGACGACAATGTCTGCGCCCTCGCTTCCAACCACAGCGGCGATCCTTTCGTCGTCCTCGCGTTCCGGCTAAGGAAGGCCACGATGCGGATCGGATTTTATTCAACGATGAGCGGCATGCCGTGGGGCGGGAGCGAAGAGCTCTGGAGCCGCGCCGCTCACCACTTGCTGCGACAAGGCCACGACGTTTGCGTCAACTACAAGCGGCGACGTAAGCAAGTCGTTAAGCAGTTGACGGCGCTGGAGGAGGCGGGCGCCGCGGTTCATCTGCGCAGCAGCGTCCGCGTCGGCCGCGCGGTGCGAAAGGTGATGAAGGCGTTGCACCTGGGGCAGTCGCCGGGGAAGGATTGGCTTAAGCAATCGCGCCCTGACTTCGTGCTGATTTCGGTTGGCTTCCACACGGATGAAACGGCGATCACGCCGACGCTGCGAGAGTTGGGAATTCCGTACGGCATCTTGGTGCAGTCGGCCAGCCCCTATCACTGGATCGAAGGGCAGCGGGTAACAGTGGAGCGCGAAGCGTATGCTGGGGCCGATCGTTGCTACTTCGTCTCGCAGCAGAATCAGGCGATCGTTGAAACGAACCTGGCGGTTGATTTGCCGGAGTCGGAGATCGTGGACAATCCATTCCAGGTGTCGCTCGACGCGGCGCCGGCGTGGCCAAGCTGCGACAAGTCGTGGAAGCTGGCCTGCGTGGCGCGGGTGCACTTTCAGTCAAAGGCCCAAGACCTGCTATTGCGGGTGATGCGGCAACCGAAGTGGCGGAGCCGACCCGTCGAAGTTCACCTCTGGGGGAGCGACGGCGGCAGCGCCCAACAAGCGAAGGAGCTGATTTCGCTTCACGGGCAGCAGAAGCAGTTCTTCGTCCATGGATTTACTGAAGGGATCGAGAAGATTTGGCGCGATCACCACGCCCTCGTGCTGCCGTCGCGGTTCGAAGGGAACGCGCTGGCGATGATCGAGGCGATGCTGTGCGGGCGGATGCCGATCGTCACCGACGTTGGCCGCGTGTCGCAGTTGGTGGACGACGGCGAGTGCGGATTCGTGGCTCCGGCGGCGACGTTCGAGTTGATTGACGATGCGCTCGAGCGGGCGTGGCAGCGTCGGCACGAATGGCAATCGCTGGGCGCCCGAGCGGCGACGACAATTCGTCAGCGGCACAGTTTGCAGCCGTCGGAAGACTTTGCGGAGTTGCTGCTGAGCGCCTGCTCCGGGCAGCGGAACGCGAAGCGTCGCGTGGCGGCTGCGTAG
- a CDS encoding NAD(P)-dependent oxidoreductase, whose protein sequence is MPRPAIDPASTRIAWIGTGVMGSSMCGRLMDAGFAATVQNRSRAKTDALVARGAKFAATPREAAADAGVIFTMVGHPHDVHEVILGPEGVLAGCREGAILVDMTTSKPSLAERIAAVASERGVTSIDAPVSGGDVGARNGTLSIMIGGDKEAVDALEPCWQAMGKTWILQGGPGAGQHTKMMNQTLVAGGMMSICEALLYAHRAGLDLNRALESVASGAAGSWALSNLGPRIIRGDFAPGFFVEHFLKDLAIVLEESRRMNLALPGVALAEQLYRAAAGQGHSRDGTQSLILTLAQLSGFAWKVEN, encoded by the coding sequence ATGCCGCGCCCCGCCATCGATCCCGCCTCGACTCGCATCGCCTGGATCGGCACCGGCGTCATGGGCTCCAGCATGTGCGGCCGGCTGATGGACGCTGGCTTCGCGGCGACGGTGCAAAACCGCAGCCGCGCCAAGACCGACGCCCTCGTCGCTCGCGGAGCCAAGTTCGCCGCCACCCCGCGAGAGGCGGCCGCCGACGCCGGCGTTATTTTCACGATGGTCGGCCATCCGCACGACGTTCACGAGGTGATCCTCGGGCCGGAGGGCGTGCTCGCCGGTTGCCGAGAAGGCGCCATCCTGGTCGACATGACCACCAGCAAACCGTCACTTGCCGAGCGGATTGCCGCCGTGGCCAGCGAGCGCGGCGTCACGTCGATCGACGCCCCCGTCTCCGGCGGCGACGTCGGCGCCCGCAACGGCACGCTCTCGATCATGATCGGCGGCGACAAGGAAGCGGTCGACGCGCTCGAACCTTGCTGGCAAGCGATGGGCAAGACGTGGATCTTGCAAGGCGGCCCCGGCGCCGGTCAGCACACGAAGATGATGAACCAAACGCTCGTCGCCGGCGGCATGATGAGCATCTGCGAAGCGTTGCTCTACGCTCACCGCGCGGGACTCGACTTGAACCGTGCCCTCGAATCAGTCGCCTCCGGCGCCGCCGGCAGTTGGGCCCTCTCGAACCTCGGCCCGCGGATCATCCGCGGCGACTTCGCCCCCGGCTTCTTCGTCGAGCATTTTCTCAAAGACCTGGCGATCGTCCTCGAAGAATCGCGCCGCATGAACCTGGCGCTCCCCGGCGTCGCGCTGGCGGAGCAGCTCTACCGCGCCGCCGCCGGGCAGGGGCACTCCCGCGACGGCACGCAATCGCTCATCCTGACGCTCGCACAGCTCAGCGGCTTCGCGTGGAAAGTGGAGAACTAA
- a CDS encoding response regulator transcription factor: protein MNESPLIHVVDDDATNIDSLAAHLRSLRLECRVHASAEALLAACVDRAGCIIAGDALVDMRGLDLQLELQRREISLPLILMTATPQTELIVTAMRNGAIAVLDKPCTGEALWKAVEAALALDAERRYRRGRHASMQERIGSLTPQEREVMWQIVDGSPNKITARRLGVSVRTIENRRRSIFAKLGIRSVAELVTIVMQTTTDEQRPPLNEAISMGELMPQALLCTAG from the coding sequence ATGAACGAATCTCCCCTGATCCATGTCGTGGACGACGACGCCACGAACATCGACTCGCTCGCCGCCCACCTCCGCTCGCTCCGCTTGGAATGCCGCGTCCACGCCTCGGCCGAAGCGCTGCTCGCCGCTTGCGTCGATCGCGCCGGCTGCATCATCGCGGGCGACGCCCTCGTCGACATGCGCGGGCTGGACCTGCAGCTCGAACTGCAACGCCGCGAGATCTCGCTGCCGCTGATCTTGATGACCGCGACTCCCCAAACCGAGTTGATCGTCACGGCGATGCGCAACGGCGCCATCGCGGTGCTCGACAAACCTTGCACCGGCGAAGCATTGTGGAAAGCCGTCGAAGCCGCCCTCGCACTCGACGCCGAACGCCGCTACCGCCGCGGCCGGCACGCCAGCATGCAAGAACGGATCGGCAGCCTCACGCCGCAAGAACGCGAAGTGATGTGGCAAATCGTCGACGGCTCGCCGAATAAGATCACCGCCCGCCGGCTCGGCGTCAGCGTCCGCACGATCGAGAACCGCCGCCGCAGCATCTTCGCGAAGCTTGGCATTCGCTCGGTGGCGGAACTCGTGACGATCGTCATGCAAACGACAACCGACGAACAACGCCCGCCGTTGAACGAAGCGATCTCGATGGGCGAACTTATGCCGCAAGCGCTGCTCTGCACGGCTGGCTAG
- a CDS encoding NADPH-dependent assimilatory sulfite reductase hemoprotein subunit — MSDAPTKEEKLSPVEGFKIESDYLRGPIPTELVDENDFFGKESIQLLKHHGTYQQDNRDDRGNGKTYSFMVRSAIPGGKLTSNQMLAEIDLCDEVGNTTLRITTRQGLQHHGILKSDLQRTINRINEIQLTTLAACGDVVRNIMCSPCPYHGDAVYNQLQAFTDELVTHMRPRTRAYHELWLIDEETRERQLVGGGKIEGDEVEPLYGPTYLPRKFKIGIGLPADNIVDLYSQDLGLMAIAENWHVSGFNVLVGGGFGVTPSAAKTFPALAQPLCYIPLAHAIEVTKAVIKVQRDFGNRSDRKVARLKYLIHNWGIERFKEKVEEYYGGPLAPPKPVIVTDQNDGMGWHAQGDGKWFYGLNVENGRIKDEGSFKLKTALREVCRTIAPPLRLTPHQGIIFCDLKESDHGRLMEIFHRNGVPTTEETSTIRRWSMACPALPTCGLSITESERALPGMIDQMEHSLAELGLAGEVFTTRMTGCPNGCARPYNSDIGLVGKAKGKYTIFLGGRKQGDRLSFIYQDMVPAEEVPTRLANVFRYFRDARTPGEALGDFCHRMGKDDLLAHCELPVEAA, encoded by the coding sequence ATGAGCGACGCCCCCACCAAAGAAGAGAAGTTGAGCCCCGTCGAAGGGTTCAAGATCGAAAGCGATTACCTGCGGGGCCCGATCCCGACCGAACTCGTCGATGAAAACGACTTCTTCGGCAAGGAGAGTATCCAGCTCCTCAAGCACCACGGCACCTACCAGCAAGACAACCGCGACGACCGCGGCAACGGCAAGACCTATAGCTTCATGGTCCGCTCCGCCATTCCGGGCGGCAAGCTGACCAGCAATCAGATGCTGGCCGAGATCGATCTTTGCGACGAGGTCGGCAACACCACGCTCCGCATCACCACCCGCCAGGGCCTGCAGCACCACGGCATTCTCAAGTCGGACCTGCAGCGGACGATCAACCGGATCAACGAGATCCAGCTCACGACGCTGGCCGCGTGCGGCGACGTCGTGCGCAACATCATGTGCTCGCCATGCCCTTACCATGGCGACGCCGTCTACAACCAACTACAGGCGTTCACCGACGAACTCGTCACCCACATGCGTCCGCGCACCCGCGCGTACCATGAGCTGTGGCTGATCGACGAAGAGACCCGCGAACGGCAACTCGTCGGCGGCGGCAAGATTGAGGGGGACGAAGTCGAACCCCTCTACGGCCCCACCTATTTGCCGCGCAAGTTCAAGATCGGCATTGGTCTGCCGGCCGACAACATCGTTGATCTTTACTCCCAAGATCTCGGCCTGATGGCGATCGCCGAGAATTGGCACGTCTCTGGCTTCAACGTCCTGGTCGGCGGCGGCTTTGGCGTCACCCCTAGCGCGGCGAAAACCTTCCCCGCGCTAGCCCAACCCCTCTGCTACATCCCGCTGGCGCACGCGATCGAAGTCACCAAGGCGGTCATCAAGGTCCAACGCGACTTCGGCAACCGCTCCGACCGCAAGGTCGCCCGCCTGAAGTACCTGATCCACAACTGGGGCATCGAACGCTTCAAGGAGAAGGTCGAAGAATACTACGGCGGTCCGCTCGCTCCGCCGAAGCCGGTGATCGTCACCGACCAAAACGACGGCATGGGCTGGCACGCCCAGGGCGACGGCAAGTGGTTCTACGGCCTCAACGTCGAGAACGGCCGCATCAAGGATGAAGGCTCGTTCAAGCTGAAGACCGCCCTCCGCGAAGTCTGCCGGACGATCGCCCCGCCGCTGCGGCTCACCCCGCACCAAGGCATCATCTTCTGCGACCTTAAGGAGTCGGACCATGGCCGCCTGATGGAAATCTTCCATCGCAACGGCGTCCCGACCACTGAAGAAACCAGCACGATCCGCCGCTGGTCGATGGCGTGCCCCGCGCTGCCGACGTGCGGCCTGTCGATCACCGAGAGCGAACGCGCGCTCCCCGGCATGATCGACCAAATGGAGCACAGCCTCGCCGAGCTCGGCCTGGCGGGCGAAGTCTTCACCACCCGCATGACGGGCTGCCCCAACGGTTGCGCTCGCCCCTACAACAGCGACATCGGCCTCGTCGGCAAAGCGAAGGGGAAGTACACGATCTTCCTCGGCGGCCGCAAACAGGGCGATCGACTCAGCTTCATCTACCAGGACATGGTCCCGGCCGAGGAAGTGCCGACGCGGCTGGCGAACGTCTTCCGCTACTTCCGCGACGCCCGGACTCCCGGCGAAGCGCTCGGCGACTTCTGCCATCGCATGGGGAAGGACGACCTCCTCGCCCACTGCGAACTCCCCGTCGAAGCGGCGTAA
- a CDS encoding phosphatidylglycerophosphatase A, translating into MQADDTHDEPTGSLGERLAVWLATGLGLGLVTPAPGTIAGLWGLGVGAAVAQISDLGAQIGVIVMLLIAAVWICGVAARALGGGSDPGAIVLDEIVVLPIVYLVAPEMNWAILLTGYVLFRICDIWKPGLVRVAERLPGGFGIVADDAVAAVLAALLLQILLWIEQAAGVKWLVASA; encoded by the coding sequence ATGCAAGCAGATGACACGCACGATGAGCCCACAGGTTCGCTCGGAGAGCGGCTGGCGGTTTGGCTAGCCACAGGACTAGGGCTGGGGCTCGTGACCCCCGCCCCGGGGACAATTGCGGGGCTCTGGGGGCTGGGCGTGGGGGCCGCGGTCGCCCAAATCAGCGATCTGGGCGCCCAGATCGGCGTCATTGTCATGCTGCTGATCGCCGCCGTCTGGATCTGCGGCGTCGCGGCTCGGGCCCTCGGCGGCGGCAGCGATCCGGGAGCCATTGTTCTCGATGAGATCGTCGTCCTGCCGATCGTGTACCTCGTCGCCCCGGAAATGAACTGGGCGATTTTGTTGACCGGCTACGTGCTGTTCCGGATCTGCGATATCTGGAAGCCGGGGCTCGTGCGGGTGGCGGAGCGGCTGCCGGGCGGATTTGGGATCGTCGCCGACGATGCTGTAGCCGCCGTGTTGGCGGCGCTACTGCTCCAGATTCTGCTGTGGATCGAGCAGGCGGCTGGGGTGAAATGGCTGGTGGCGAGCGCCTGA
- a CDS encoding bifunctional 5,10-methylenetetrahydrofolate dehydrogenase/5,10-methenyltetrahydrofolate cyclohydrolase codes for MPAQLLDGNALARQIRRELTAEVADFIENNGVVPALAAVLVGEDAASQVYVRNKRRDCEEVGIQSSLHRLGADATQEELLNLIAKLNRDETVHGILVQLPLPPQIDTRVILEAVSANKDVDAFHPENVGLVVQGQPRFLPCTPSAVQQILVRNNVPIAGKHVVVVGRSDIVGKPLAIMLGQRGEGADATVTLCHSRTPDLGAFTRQADILVAAIGKPKFITADMIRPGATVIDVGINRTDAGLVGDVDFEAALPVAGRITPVPGGIGPLTRVMLLVNTLTAARQLEM; via the coding sequence ATGCCTGCCCAACTGCTTGATGGCAATGCTCTCGCCCGCCAGATTCGTCGTGAGCTGACTGCCGAGGTCGCCGACTTCATCGAGAACAATGGCGTCGTGCCGGCGCTGGCGGCGGTGCTCGTCGGCGAGGACGCGGCCAGTCAGGTCTATGTGCGGAACAAGCGCCGCGACTGCGAAGAGGTGGGGATCCAAAGCTCGCTTCACCGGCTCGGCGCCGACGCGACGCAGGAAGAGCTGCTGAATCTCATCGCGAAGCTCAATCGCGACGAGACCGTCCACGGAATTCTCGTGCAACTGCCGCTGCCGCCGCAGATCGACACCCGCGTGATCCTCGAAGCGGTCAGTGCGAACAAAGACGTCGACGCCTTTCACCCCGAGAACGTCGGGCTCGTCGTGCAGGGACAGCCGCGGTTTTTGCCGTGCACTCCTTCGGCGGTGCAACAGATTCTGGTTCGCAACAACGTGCCGATCGCCGGCAAGCATGTGGTGGTCGTGGGGCGGAGCGACATTGTCGGCAAGCCGCTGGCGATCATGCTCGGGCAGCGCGGCGAAGGCGCCGACGCGACGGTGACGCTCTGCCACAGCCGTACCCCCGATTTGGGGGCGTTCACCCGGCAAGCCGACATTCTGGTGGCGGCGATCGGCAAGCCGAAGTTCATCACCGCCGACATGATTCGCCCCGGGGCGACGGTGATCGACGTCGGCATCAACCGGACCGACGCGGGGTTGGTGGGCGACGTTGATTTCGAGGCGGCATTGCCGGTGGCGGGGCGTATCACGCCAGTGCCGGGCGGCATTGGTCCGCTCACTCGCGTGATGCTGTTGGTGAACACGCTGACGGCGGCCCGGCAGTTGGAAATGTAG